From the Engraulis encrasicolus isolate BLACKSEA-1 chromosome 18, IST_EnEncr_1.0, whole genome shotgun sequence genome, the window GCAGCCACACGGTGGGGTGTCTCACCTTTTCATTCTAGGGACGACTACCCAACCGTCTTTGGggcgtggtgcgtgtgtgccgccgccgccgcccttGGGCCCCTTCTTTGCAGTAGTGTTGCCTTTGTGGCGTGTGGTGGCCCCCCTCCACAGTCGCCTGAAAAAGCGTGTTAGCTTGGCCAGGGGGCACTTGAACCTTGAGCCCATGCCCAGGCCCATGCCCTTGCCCATGCCTGGGGCAATGCCTGAACCTAGGCCCATGCCTGCACCTAGGCCCATGCCTGCACCTAGGCCTGGGGCAATGCCTGAACCTAGGCCTAGGCCCAGGCCCTTGGCCATGCCTCTCACCTCAAAGGGCTGGCCAGGGGTGAAGGGGAAAGGGCCCTGGATGGAGCGCTCCTCCTGGCCCCAGTGCTCCGCCTGCCGGTGGTTCCTCACCAGCACCTGTTTGCCACCGTCGTTGAAGCGCGGGTTCATGTGCAGCGCGATGTCGTTCCCGCGCAGGAAGTTCACCGTGAACCTGCAGCACCAGAGAGCACAAGGACAGGCTGCATGTGAGCGGTGGTGATATACCGTCGACATGGGAGGCAAGCACACAAAGACAGTGAAGGTTGAGTGCCAAACTGCCGAGGTAGAAGCTAACTGGGAGCCGGTCTCTGCACCAGATCTGGATTGGTAGTACTGGTCTAGTACTGGTAGAgttgtgttagctactttgttgtttccaatgcaatttcccattggcaactacctaagttgctagctagctaacaactacactttcgagaaacgcagccctggATTGCTTGTACTGGTCTAGTACTGATAGAGTCTAGGATTGTAACatttgtttaacactgatcttAGTCTTACAATTTAGATACATCGTATTATCATACTCAATGGCAGGTCTGAATGTACCCGGGCCCTAGTTAAGTCTAGAGATGTACATATTATCATAGTCAATGGCAGGTCTGAATGGACCCGGGTCCTAGTTAAGTCCAGAGATGTAACAGAGATAAGCAGTAGCCTAAACATGGTAAGGGCATGGGACACCCGTCTTACATAAACTGGACTTAGTCATCTTGAGATTACATAATCAGCTTGTCATGTCAGCTTGTCTGATTGCCAATAACCACCAAACCCAAATGATTTTGTCTATTTGCAAGCgctcaaaacaaaacacatgaGAATTGTGTCATAAAATGTCCCTAAAAGGTTTGGCTTTGTGTGCACACACTGTATTTGTGAGCACTATGATAAATAAGGGTGTCGTGTTGGGTTTCCACCTCTGACAAAAAATCCTCAATCTTTTGATGAGCCAATTAATCCTTTTTCTTGCGCAAAAGTGCttttcattcagtgtccaggggAGATAGATATGTTCCTCTGGGACAGACGATTAAATACCATGAACAAAAAGTGTTGTCTTGTCCTCTTGCTGAGTTCAGGCCCAGTTCTGGTGCAGAAGTGGCCCGAAGTGAGCTGCTACCTCGGGACTGTACTTACATCTTGGCCAGGGGCTTCACCTGACCGGTGATGGTGACCATCATCTTGTCGTATACTCCTCTGGGGAAATTCAGGTTGTAGGGAACACCCTGTAAATGACAGAATTAAGCACTTCAATCTGGCATCCACAGTCAGaggtcaggcttgtacgaaattccgaattgaatgaattgaaattcaaagtaattccataatacgaacactaggtgttgTCATTAcgttgaatttctttgaatttaatctacaccacccattgagagtacatagaacaccaccacctagtgttcatattatggcattactgtgaatttcaattcattcaattcagaatttcgtacaagtctgtcAGAggtataacaaaaaaaaaatgattggacATGGCGATGGCTCCTTGTCTCCTTCCTTCTGATTGATCATGCGCAAACAGGGTACCAATCTCGCTGCTCGCTTCTCtgcaacccaccacctccccaggtGCCCACTTTGTCGTGCTTAACATggctcaggggtgccgcggaaacgtggctgataaataaatcatgtaacataatacacatttgtctaaattgataagttaatgctagtcagtggaatctttcatctgccatttacgcacaataaagtaaatataggtcgccccagtcagctgcaacttcgaacgcaggtcgtgtgatgtctccaaatgtgttacttttctaagcttttgtggtatcggatgcgatgccatgctacggcttgttggtttggggtgccttgaaatttttcatgaattgaaagagtGCCTCGCCTtataaaaggttgagaaacactggcttaggctACTCTTGGTCATATTGCCTGCTGGGTTCATGGGAGAATAGTTAGCTCTCCTAAATCTTTAATTGGGGGAGCGTACcctaatgctgctgctgctgcctcttgaCACACTGCTTTTCCCTGTGCTCATGAAAAATCAGGGGACTGCTCAGAACTAGCCAGGCCactccctcctagtgacgcaacacctttgggttgactctagtcaggtcaagaggaatgtcaatattgtttctgatctcccgaaaaaacgggaactccaccctaCTTTgatggacaccagtcaaccagtagcaaaccaagggaggcaggtgaACCATGCCATTTCGGAAACAGTAATTGTTATagtcttgatcagaccaagtctcgaagagatttgaaagtcgatgatgatcaggctactCAGAACAGAGTCAGAATCTATTCTATCACttgttcaataaagaaattgcctTTAGAATTTCATGTCTTTTGTTCCTtgaattcaatcaatcaatcaatcaatcaatcaatggatGTCTGTTgcctcataatgcacactgttctgCCCAGTGGtgtaacaactcggtcacgggccccggtgcgagtattCAGCACGGGCCTtcggaggttgtgctaattttaggatattttatctagcctaatacattacgggtgaaagggtggggTATATTCTTTGCAATTCCAATAGCATTGTAaatgctgcaacgatgtgcacatttacatcatagagtagcctatttaagttatctgtcccaaaaaaacctcaggacaaacgcaaagaaaggctttcggaatagaatatgtgtctagagaccggttgagacagggacagggggctggagacagtagcagtgtgtgcgtgtgtgcttgcgagcgcacggtgcctgcCCAACTGACAGCAtgcaggctacacagacgagggagacctgctgatcttaagcaccctAGTTTAAACTCCatagatacaaaaaataacactaaggacttaaaagatagatagcacaatcaacaggatatgccttcataatgatttcaatcttCCACTACTCCACTGttacagtggaatgctgtaatagtctttTAGAAGACTTAACTgccgtagtactacactactatgccatTAAACAGAGACTTAAgtcatacattacaacttggtcattgtcaatCTGTTCGCACGCAGCACATTTGTTGCAGGGGCCACAACAACCGCGTCTTAAAAGATTAATGTTGCGACAGATGTTTCCCACATAAACCTATTACCGTGGTTATACTACatatactgaggtgtgtgtgtgtgtgtgtgtgtgtgtgtgtgtgtgtgtgtgcgcagggaagctgacagggcgacaaaggggtcagttgtcccggacccagggaaagagggagcccaaaattgggccaaaattacattttatgtattggattgggggccctttcaaatgactttgtcccgggcccgacaaaagctgtcagcggctgtgtgtgtgtgtgtgtgtgtgtgtgtgtgtgtgtgtgtgtgtgtgtgtgtgtgtgtgcgtgtgtgtgtgtgtgtgtgtgtgtgcgtgcatgcatgtgcgtgtgcgtgtgatagtATATACAAtaagtgtatgtgggtgtgtatgtgtgtgtgtgtgtgtgtgtgtgtgtgtgtgtgtgtgtgtgcgtgcatgcatgtgcgtgtgatagTATATACAAtaagtgtatgtgggtgtgtatgtgtgtgtgtgtgtgtgtgtgtgtgtgtactgtacatgtgtgcatgcatgtgcgtgtgatagTATATAGGCtaagtgtatgtgggtgtgtatgtgtgtgtgtgtgaacatgggtGTGTATGTCTTGTCTAGATGAATCAGAAGCATGCAGCAGTAAGGTAATAACAGAGAGGTAATAATCACCACTGGTCCGATGGGTGTGGGTCCGGGCCACACTGGCACAGGCACTGGGGCGGGCTGTCCGGGCCAGCCAGGCTGCCCGGGGTTACCATGCCAACCTCCGGCGGGGACGTATCCAGGTGGACAGGGGTTGGCTGGGCTACAGCCAGGGTGGGGGGGATGAGCCGGGGCCGGCGGCTGGACAGGGGGTTGCACTGGGGCAGGGGGCTGGGCTGGAGGCTGAGCTGGTGGGTGTGCCGGGTGGGGCGCTGGTGGCTGCGCCGGAGGCTGGACTGGAGGTTGAGCTGGAGGGGGCTGGACAGGCTGGACTGGGGCTGGTGCTGGAGCAGGTGCCGGAGCTGGTACAGGGGCCGGTGCCGGGGCTGGGGCAGGCCAGCTGGGTTGGGCTGGCTGGCCCTGCTGCCCTGCAGGCACTGGCGGAGTAGGAGCAGGCCAGGCGGGTTGGACTGGTGGCGGTGTGGGCCAGCCGGGGAATGGGCCAGGCTGCATGGCTGGCTGTGGCATAGGTGTCGGCCAACCGGGTTGGCTGGGCCAGGTGGAACCGGGTTGGCTGGGCCAGCTGGGCGGGCAGGGCCAGCAGGGAGGCTGCTGCTGAGGGCACGGCCACATGCTATTCCCCTGTTGACCAGCAGAGGGACAACCAGGAAAGGCGTAATTGGACAAAATAGCAATAGTATTGTGATCACCAAATGGAGAAGATGATGGTAAGtgtcatgcacatgcaaacacacagtcacacatgcaggATTGTTAAAAAAGCATTAATCAGGAGTGTGATGACATAGAGTATTTACACCAGTCCCATTAAGTAATTAAGTGaacaaatgcaaatgcaattCAAATCTCAATAGGATAGCTTTCACACCAACTGAACAATGAAAATGATAAGGTACTCACGTCCATGTTATCTGGAAAAGAGAATTAAATATATGGTACAATAAGAATTCagtaaagtaaatttgtttatgtCATAAAATGATTGACAGTTGAGAATTATTCGACATCAACATTTTGATATAAAATGCTGCAGATGGACATATACAGGtaatgaaatatattttttttacatttctgaaactaGTCTGTTTCCAAACATTAATGCGTTTTGCATTAATCAAGATCTGATATttaacacttttttgtttaatccTTGTTACAGTTCATTATTTCTGTTTTCCAAAAAATAAGATATTTGTTGGCAA encodes:
- the LOC134468547 gene encoding galectin-3-like isoform X1, whose product is MDGNSMWPCPQQQPPCWPCPPSWPSQPGSTWPSQPGWPTPMPQPAMQPGPFPGWPTPPPVQPAWPAPTPPVPAGQQGQPAQPSWPAPAPAPAPVPAPAPAPAPAPVQPVQPPPAQPPVQPPAQPPAPHPAHPPAQPPAQPPAPVQPPVQPPAPAHPPHPGCSPANPCPPGYVPAGGWHGNPGQPGWPGQPAPVPVPVWPGPTPIGPVGVPYNLNFPRGVYDKMMVTITGQVKPLAKMFTVNFLRGNDIALHMNPRFNDGGKQVLVRNHRQAEHWGQEERSIQGPFPFTPGQPFEMKILVTYNEFKVGVNGAQVFEFKHRIRELNQIDRLNILQDINLTSVQLQNMP
- the LOC134468547 gene encoding splicing factor 3A subunit 2-like isoform X2, which produces MDGNSMWPCPQQQPPCWPCPPSWPSQPGSTWPSQPGWPTPMPQPAMQPGPFPGWPTPPPVQPAWPAPTPPVPAGQQGQPAQPSWPAPAPAPAPVPAPAPAPAPAPVQPVQPPPAQPPVQPPAQPPAPHPAHPPAQPPAQPPAPVQPPVQPPAPAHPPHPGCSPANPCPPGYVPAGGWHGNPGQPGWPGQPAPVPVPVWPGPTPIGPVGVPYNLNFPRGVYDKMMVTITGQVKPLAKILSLCSLVLQVHGELPARERHRAAHEPALQRRWQTGAGEEPPAGGALGPGGALHPGPFPLHPWPAL